AAACCAAAAATTACTCTTATTTATTTATTTTCATGTTATAAATTTTAGATAGTCGTCATGTCGAACCAACGGTTTCATATCATAGTTTGTAAACGGATAATAGTTCAAGAAAAAGAGAAGAAAATTATTAAGACAAATCATTTCACTACAATTTGGTAAGTAGTTAAAGAAGCATTAAAAAAAAAAAATATTTCAATTTCAAAAAAAAATAGATACTTCAGTTGTGGTAAATACTTAGTTACAAGGTGCTCACATCAAGGTGCACATGTATATGTATGTAAAAATATATAAAAAAAAGTTGACAAATATATAAAGATATTGTTAATTAATATTTTTTTTCTTTTTTTTGAACAAATTGTTAATTAATATTATATGATATTTTTGTTCAAAATAATACATGAAAGATAAAATTAAAATTAATTAAAAATTAAAAAGGCCGTGAATTTTTTTCATATAAAGAAAAATAAATTGTATCTGTAAATAGAGCTGGACACATATCGAATATCCGGGTATTTAGAAGCATTCATGTCGATTCAATCTTTAGCCACCTAAATAGTCTGTGACTCTGATATCCGAAATGATTTAGAATTTTAAAGAATATCCGATTTGATCCGTAAATAAAATAAAATTTTAAAAATAACAGAAATTTTTTTATAATAACATTTTATTACAAAAATAAAATATTATTTAACTTTTTAAATTTTAATACCTAATATAATAAATTTAATTCATAAAAATATTGTAAAACTAATATAAACTATAATATATATAACATATATATATATATATGCATATAACAGATCGAATTAGATATTCATTCCTAAAAATATTGGTATTTGTGATTTTTTTTTTATATTGTATTTTAATATTTGATTTGCTTCGTAGAGTTACGGATATCCATATTTTTTTGTTCAAATAAAAACGAATAACGAACCGAATCAAAATTTATAAATATTTTGCCCAACTTTATCCGTAAACAATAAAAATAATATATATAGTTTAGTTTTTGATTTTTTATTTGTTTTGATTCGAACCAAAAAATCCAAAGTTTTATTAGAACCATGCATGTGAGTTTTATATTAAAAAATACAAAGCATATAGTGTGAACACATTTATGAATATAGTGTGAACGCGTTAGCATACTTATTATCAAATCATTGTGAAGTTGCCACGTGTCTATTATAGTGTAAATGCATTTATTATAATGCTTCTCCTTTAATATATAAGGGATAACCATAGTCGAGATTCTAATTCAATAATAATATATTAGGATTCATTTAGGAAGTTCCTACCCATTCTATTTCAAAAACAGAAACATAGTTTTTTAGTTTCCTATATATTTGTTGTGGAATATACCCCTGCAGATCGATAATACTAAATAAGAAATATATGTAGTATACAATTTATTTGACTGATTTACTACCGCGAGTCTATATTTTTGAAAAACTTATGACAAACTAAACCACATAAACATAAGTATTTAAAAACTAGAAAATATATAACCCCAAACATTGTACAATTCTTTTAATTAGGGGTGTTCAATCCGGATATCGGTTCGATTTCGGTTCGGTTTTTTCGGTTTTTCGGTATTTCGGTTAGTAAAATATAACTACCATTCTAAATCCATATTTACTTCGGTTCGGTTCGGTTTATATACCGTCGGTTTTCGGTTTATTCAGTTTTATACCAAAAAACATAATTCTTTATTTTGGGATCATATTATATGAATTTTAGAGTCTTGTTGTCAACACATTCATTTATTAAAAAATATTATAAGTTTAAATAAAAGAACAAAAATAAAAANNNNNNNNNNNNNNNNNNNNNNNNNNNNNNNNNNNNNNNNNNNNNNNNNNNNNNNNNNNNNNNNNNNNNNNNNNNNNNNNNNNNNNNNNNNNNNNNNNNNNNNNNNNNNNNNNNNNNNNNNNNNNNNNNNNNNNNNNNNNNNNNNNNNNNNNNNNNNNNNNNNNNNNNNNNNNNNNNNNNNNGTTATCATCAAATTTATAATCTTTATTTCAATTTAGTCAATGTTAAATTAAAGCAAAAATATCAAAAGAAGACTAAAAAAATAAGAAGCATGTTTGCGATGAATTGTTATTTAATTATAGTTCAAGTGTTTTACAAATCAGGACTATTTTATTACTGTAAAAAATATGGTAATAGTTATTAGCAAAAAAATGAACTTATGATTTTCATACGTTGTTATAAAATATATACATATTTACATGTTTCTATTTTTTAATCGGTTTTATTCGGTTTATTCGGTTTTATCGGTTATATACCGAACCATATCCAAATCCTACGGTTTTTAAAAAATCATATCCATTCGGTTTGTATGGTATATACCAAATCCAAAACATATTATCTATTTCGGTTCGGTTTTGCCATATTGAACAGCCCTACTTTTAATAGATTAAAAAAACTTAACCGCGGTCATGATCTAATAGTAACATTAGATAACAAGGTGTCGACAAATCGAACAATTTGTATGTTTATGTCACAGACAATATATTAGTTGAACATTCTTAAAAGAAATTCTGAAAACAAATATAGGTGATGATTGGTTCGACTGTGGTGGTAAGAATTTATCTGTAAAAATTTAGTTGTAGGTAGGTTGGTTGTAGCTGTAAAGTTGTTATTGTAGATTTTATTGCAGAGACTTTTGTTATAGTTAAATTTGTTGTAGCTATAATCTATAAATATTCAAAATAAAATATGTGATGTATATATAAAATAATTTTTTTTTGTCAACTAAAATATTTTATATTAATGATTTTTATAAATTATAAAAGTTTACTGTTATTTAAAATGTGACATGTAAATAATATTTATGTTATTTAAAATTTTTTTGATAATTTTAAAAACACCCAGAATTAAACTAAAATATTTGTAGATGTTTTTATTGTGATTATCTAATTTATTTGATATTATAGGTAATTTTTTCATTGTACAGTTTCTACAGCCCATAAAACAAAAAAGTAGGTTTTTTGCCTAAATTACATAAGAAAAAAAATTGCTTTAATTTTTTTGATGTAACCTTTAAAGTAGAGGTAAAGCATGATTGATAAAATTTAATAGAAATATATTATAGGCTTTAACTTTCAAAAATAAAGATACGACATGATTGGTAAAATTAAATGCTTTAAAAATAAATAAAGTTAAAGTAGGAAGATAAAATCCAACCAATCACTCCCCTATCGAATCATTTTCTTGATTTGATCCTTTGAAATTTTATTTTAGTGCTATACTACTGATAAAGACCTTTTCTTAACTTTCTTTTAATTTTCTTCCTCAGCAATTCGTATATGTGGATTTTGGTGATGTTGTAATTTTCTTTTGTTCTAGTTTATCCCAATTTAAAAATAGAAACAGTTTTCATCATGCTGACAAGGAAATAGCCTAGCAGTTTTAAGAAAAAAAGACAAAATTAATTTTAGCGTTTTTAAGAAACCAAAGCGCTACACCAACTGAAATTATGTTCACAACACATAAATATTTTTTTTACCTGTTCCACGAATTCTATATTAACTACTACAGTTTGCTATTTTTGTTTCATTTCTAAAATAGAAAAGAAAATCGGTGGTTTATGTTGGCCTTTCTTTCATTAAAGGCTTTGTCGCCACAACATTATCTATTAAGCAAGCTATTAGGCCATTCCCAAGGTTTTTCACCACCATGACCCGAAGAACAATGGGGAGGCCTTATGGCTTCCTTCTCCTCTTCTTATTTATCATTTTCGTCATTGTACATTCTGCAGCCGGTCTCACTAATGAGGAAACTTCGTTTCTCACCAAACGTCAACTTTTGGCTTTGTCAGAAAATGAAGACCTTTCTGATGACATGGAATATGAAGTCGATTTAAACCTCAAGTTTGCTAATACCCGACTTAAAAGGGCTTATATTGCCCTTCAAGCTTGGAAAAAAGCAATATACTCTGATCCCTTTAACACCTCAGCTAACTGGATCGGTCAAAACGTGTGTTCTTATAAAGGTGTATTCTGTGCGCCGGCGCTTGATGACCAAAGCATAATGGTTGTAGCAGGAATCGATATTAACCATGCAGATATAGCTGGTTATTTGCCTCCTGAGCTAGGTCTATTAACCGATGTCGCATTGTTTCACGTCAATTCTAACAGATTTTGCGGAGTAATTCCAAAAAGCTTGTCAAAGCTAACGTTAATGTACGAATTTGACGTGAGCAATAACCGTTTTGTTGGTTCATTTCCGATGGTTGCTCTTTCTTGGCCATCTTTGAAGTTTCTTGACATAAGATACAACGACTTTGAAGGAAAACTTCCAGCAGAGATCTTCAATAAGGATCTTGATGCTATTTTCTTGAACAACAATAGATTCGAGTCGATCATCCCTGAGACAATTGGGGAATCGACTGCTTCTGTCGTGACATTTGCTCATAATAAATTCAGTGGTTGTATCCCAAAAACCATAGGGCATATGAAGAACCTCAACGAAATTGTATTTATTGGGAACAAGTTGAGTGGTTGTTTCCCAAACGAGATCGGTTCGCTGAACAATGTGACAGTATTTGATGCGAGCAACAATGATTTTGTTGGAAGTTTGCCGTCGAGCTTGTCAAGCTTAGCCAATGTGGAACAAATGGATTTTTCATTCAATAAGCTCACCGGATTTGTCACAGACGATGTATGCAAATTGCCAAAATTGTCTAACTTTACATTTTCTTACAACTTCTTCAATGGAGAGGCTCAAAGTTGTGTTCCCGGAACAAGTCAAGACAAACAATTCGATGATACAAATAATTGCTTACAAAATAGACCAAAACAGAAGCCTGCTAACGAATGTTTGCCGGTGATTACTCGTCCCGTGGATTGTAGTAAAGACAAGTGTGCTGGTGGTGGTGGTGGTGGTGGAGGGGGCGGCGGATCTAGCCCATCACCAAAGCCAACACCTAACCCACCAAAATTGGAAGAGCCATCTAAACCAAAACCAGAAGAATCTCCCGAACCACAACAACCTAGTCCAAAACTTGAGACACCAAAAACATCAGAGCCTTCTAAGCCAAAGGAACCTAAGCCAGACGCACCAAAACAGCAATCTCCTAAACCAGAATCACCAAAACATGAGTCACCAAAATCAGAACAGCCGAACCCCAAACCTGAGTCACCAAAACAAGAGTCTCCTAACCAACAACCACCAAAAACAGAGACGCCACAAATGGGGTCACCGCCAGTAAAACCACCAGTATCAAATGATCCGTACGAAGCATCTCCTATTAAAAAACGACGTCCTCAACCACCGTCAACCGAAGAAATACCATCATCACAGTCTCCAACACCTCATGTATTTTCACCTCCTCCTCCAGTACATTCTCCTCCACCACCTCCGGCATACTCTCCCCCACCACCAGTTTATCCGCCACCACCTCCAGTGTACTCTCCTCCTCCACCAGTATACTCCCCCCCACCGCCAGTTCACTCTCCGCCACCGCCTGTCCATTCTCCGCCACCACCAGTCCATTCACCACCACCACCGGTCCACTCTCCGCCGCCACCAGTCCATTCACCACCACCGCCAGTCCACTCTCCTCCACCACCAATCCACTCTCCGCCGCCACCACCAATTTTCTCCCCACCACCACCTACACCAATCTACTCTCCACCACCACCACCAGTTCATTCACCGCCTCCACCAGTCCATTCTCCACCACCACCACCAGTCCACTCGCCACCGCCTCCAGTTCACTCTCCACCCCCTCCGGTTCACTCCCCACCGCCTCCAGTGCATTCTCCTCCGCCTCCAGTCCACAGCCCTCCACCTCCATTACCTGTCTATTCTCCTCCTCCTCCAGTTTTCTCACCGCCACCAAAACCTACGGCAATTATATCACCGACAACATCTCCAATGGCAAATGTTCCAACACCTTCGTCGGAGACAGACGAAGACTCATCACCAGTTCAGGCCCCAACCTCAGAAACTGAGACCGTCGAGGGACCAACAGAATCAGATCAATCACCAGTGTTCGGTTCAAGTCCTACTTTGACACCAACTCCACTTTCTCAGCCAGATGTAGCTCCATTACCGTCTGGTGAACAAGTCGAAGCACCATCACCATCAACACAACCACCAGTTATAACTGCACCACCATCAAAAAAAGATGATGACAACGATAGTTTCATTCTCCCACCAAACATTGGATTTCAATATGCGTCACCACCACCACCAATGTTCCCCGGTTACTAAACCAACCAACCATTTTTAATATTATTTTGTATCAAATTTGTTTCAAAATATACATTCACAAATTTGTTCACCGTAATATGTAAGTAGATGAGTTTTATAAGTAACATTTCCAAAATGAACTGTAAACATTTATGTAACTTTATGTCTAGCGTAAATTCATCACATTTTTTTTTGAACTTTATCTTTTTAAGATATAGAGTAAGATAGCTCCATTACCGTAGAATTTTTTGTCACTTGTATTTTTGCCTCAAAGTTTGTTTGTTTACTTTCCAAACTAATCCCATTAATAAGCATCTTAAATTTGAAAACTCTGAAATTAAAAAGTGGTATATAACTAGCTTCATTCTTCGTGTGGACATGCAAGACTAGTATTAACTCTCTTGACATGCCCCGGACTTTTTTACTTTTATTAAAGGGAGGATCTTGTTCCACCTTTCATACAAGCAACAGAGCATAGACCGGATTCAAGTTTCATCCCTAACCATCCCGACGAATAGGGGTGGGCGTTCGGGTACCCGTTCGGGTACCCGTTCGGGTTCGGATCGGGTATTTCGAATTTTCTGGTATTTCGGTATAGAGGTGTAGATGGTATTTTTGAACTTTGGGTCGGGTTCGGGTATTTTTAGTTCAGATTTGGTTGTTTCGGATCGGGTTCGGATATTTAGATTTTGAAAAAAAAAATAAATTTTTCATTTCTCATATTTCTTGTATTTAAAAATATAACTTTCACTTAACTAATTTTTTATTTTTAATAGATTGAATGGTTAATAGATTTGGACATGACATTTTGAAACTAAAAAGACATTAATTTGGTTATTGTTTTTAAATTTTGGATGTAATTTTTTGTTAATTCTTGAAATAAAAAGTTTGACATGCATTTTAATTTTTAAATGAGTAGCAAATCATTTTCTCCGTCATTGTATGTATATCATATGAACTTAAAATATGTGTAGTATCAATATAAATATTTTATATAAAATGAGAGATGTAAACTAGAAATATAAGGTTAATTATACATATGATCGGTTATCTTCGGATATCCATTCGGGTTCGGATATTACTCGTTCGGGTTCGGATATCCAATCTTTCCTAATTCAATACCCGTTCGGATATTTTGCTACTTCGGTTCGGATTTCTGTTCGGATTTTTCGGATTGGGTTCGGATGCGGCTTCGGATATTGGGTAAAGTGCCCATCCCTACCGACGAATTACACGTGATGGATCTCTCTCGTCTCTGTTGGATAATTCCAATTAACTTGAGGAGCAAGTTAACTCATTAAAGTGAAATTTGATGGGTTAAGGAAAAAGGAAAACATATCGAGCTTAGG
This sequence is a window from Brassica oleracea var. oleracea cultivar TO1000 chromosome C1, BOL, whole genome shotgun sequence. Protein-coding genes within it:
- the LOC106315312 gene encoding pollen-specific leucine-rich repeat extensin-like protein 1, whose product is MTRRTMGRPYGFLLLFLFIIFVIVHSAAGLTNEETSFLTKRQLLALSENEDLSDDMEYEVDLNLKFANTRLKRAYIALQAWKKAIYSDPFNTSANWIGQNVCSYKGVFCAPALDDQSIMVVAGIDINHADIAGYLPPELGLLTDVALFHVNSNRFCGVIPKSLSKLTLMYEFDVSNNRFVGSFPMVALSWPSLKFLDIRYNDFEGKLPAEIFNKDLDAIFLNNNRFESIIPETIGESTASVVTFAHNKFSGCIPKTIGHMKNLNEIVFIGNKLSGCFPNEIGSLNNVTVFDASNNDFVGSLPSSLSSLANVEQMDFSFNKLTGFVTDDVCKLPKLSNFTFSYNFFNGEAQSCVPGTSQDKQFDDTNNCLQNRPKQKPANECLPVITRPVDCSKDKCAGGGGGGGGGGGSSPSPKPTPNPPKLEEPSKPKPEESPEPQQPSPKLETPKTSEPSKPKEPKPDAPKQQSPKPESPKHESPKSEQPNPKPESPKQESPNQQPPKTETPQMGSPPVKPPVSNDPYEASPIKKRRPQPPSTEEIPSSQSPTPHVFSPPPPVHSPPPPPAYSPPPPVYPPPPPVYSPPPPVYSPPPPVHSPPPPVHSPPPPVHSPPPPVHSPPPPVHSPPPPVHSPPPPIHSPPPPPIFSPPPPTPIYSPPPPPVHSPPPPVHSPPPPPVHSPPPPVHSPPPPVHSPPPPVHSPPPPVHSPPPPLPVYSPPPPVFSPPPKPTAIISPTTSPMANVPTPSSETDEDSSPVQAPTSETETVEGPTESDQSPVFGSSPTLTPTPLSQPDVAPLPSGEQVEAPSPSTQPPVITAPPSKKDDDNDSFILPPNIGFQYASPPPPMFPGY